A region from the Mustelus asterias unplaced genomic scaffold, sMusAst1.hap1.1 HAP1_SCAFFOLD_277, whole genome shotgun sequence genome encodes:
- the LOC144486038 gene encoding uncharacterized protein LOC144486038, which yields MESKSTVHNGEKVFTCSVCGRGFSRSSNLSKHKCCPTGEKPWKCGDCGKGFDYPSELHIHHRSHTGERPFTCSVCQKGFTKSSHLLRHRRVHTGERPFTCSVCEKDFTNPSHLLSHHRIHSEERPFQCSDCEKNYKRKNDLLNHKRTHTGERLFPCSVCGKGFTRSFDLLTHQLVHTDKRLFKCPDCEKYFKSQTDLLVHQVTHTRERPFTCFFCGKGFT from the coding sequence ATGGAatcaaaaagcaccgttcacaatggggagaaggtgtttacatgttctgtgtgtggacgaggtttCAGTCGCTCATCAAACCTGTCAAAACACAAGTGTTGtcccactggggagaaaccgtggaaatgtggagactgtgggaagggatttgattaccCATCTGAGTTACATATTCATcaccgcagtcacactggggagaggccattcacttgctctgtgtgtcagAAAGGATTCACTAAATCATCCCACCTTCTAAGACaccggcgtgttcacactggggagagaccattcacctgctccgtctgtGAGAAAGACTTCACAAACCCATCCCACCTCCTGTCACACCATCGAatccacagtgaggagagacctttccaatgttctgactgtgagaaaaaCTATAAAAGGAAAAATGATCTGTTGAACCataaacgcactcacactggggagagactgttcccctgctccgtgtgtgggaagggatttacccgTTCATTTGACCtactgacacaccaacttgttcatacTGATAAGAGACTGTTTAAATGTCCTGACTGTGAGAAGTACTTTAAAAGCCAGACGGATCTGCTGGTGCACCaagtcactcacaccagggagaggcccttcacctgcttttTCTGTGGGAAAGGCTTCACTTAG